The Magnolia sinica isolate HGM2019 chromosome 9, MsV1, whole genome shotgun sequence genome contains a region encoding:
- the LOC131255083 gene encoding putative receptor-like protein kinase At3g47110 encodes MELPSTSLPAAISSFLLCTILLSSMDVSWSLGSASNVSYETDRLALINFKHLITNDPLQSLSSWNHTLHFCQWKGVTCGRRHPQRVTSLNLSGQNLVGPISPYIANLTFLSIIDLANNSFHGMIPEEIGRLSHLQSLILSDNTFSGEIPANLTHCSELKVLNFRRNQITGRIPTELGSLLKLTSLRLSRNSLTGIIPPSLGNLSSLTVLVLSRNSLEGSIPEDLGRLVRLSTFGISLNELSGTIPPQLYNISFINLLGVVGNKLHGKLPPNLGLTLPNLRELYAGLNQFTGSIPVSLSNASGLVFIELGDNRISGSVPMNFGSLKGLNKLYLGGNQLGLGNARDLNFLDSLTNCSSLRKLIIGNNRLSGVLPDSMANLSTQLTRLNIESNRIFGNIPSGIQNLVGLTALVMGQNFLTGNIPIGVGKLNKVEVLLLGRNELSGQIPSSLGNISRLFKLDLSRNNLMGRIPSSLGNCTYMQLIYLQNNNLSGSLPKLLFSFTSLIQLHVGNNFFTGNLPMGTGNLQSLQILDVANNKLSGEIPSLLGNWLSLEYLWLDGNFFQGSIPSAFSTLRGLQSLDLSCNILSGKIPQYLENLSALQYLNLSFNNFEGELPKQGVFGNASQISVLGNSKLCGGIHELQLPACSKRGISLASKVKISIISVVMFLISLSCSFTTLYWVRKSRRKPLDVPSMEDPFMNVSYAELYKATDGFSSTNLIGSGSFSSVYKGSLDRDRIVIAVKVLNLQQQGAMRSFMVECEALRNVRHRNLIKILTCCSSIDYKGNEFMALVFEYMPNGSLSKWLHRDGHDQLGRNLNFIQRLNISIDVANALDYLHHHCQTPIIHHDLKPDNILLDDDMIAHVGDFGLARFLTDVPQTSSVGVKGSTGYIALEYAMGAKASTQGDVYSYGILLLEMITGKGPTDDIFKDDLSLHHFAKLSLPEGVMDIVDPVLLEEAEVTQGSGNHTNTRKRMHACLISMVRIGVLCSSKSPKE; translated from the exons ATGGAGCTCCCGTCGACGAGCCTACCTGCTGCAATTTCGTCATTTCTCCTCTGCACCATCCTTCTCTCTTCTATGGACGTATCATGGTCGTTGGGATCTGCCTCTAACGTCTCCTATGAAACCGATCGTCTTGCTTTGATCAACTTCAAACATCTCATAACCAACGATCCTCTCCAATCTTTGAGCTCGTGGAACCATACTCTCCACTTCTGCCAGTGGAAGGGAGTCACATGCGGTCGCCGACATCCTCAAAGGGTCACCTCTTTGAACCTCAGTGGCCagaacttggtgggccccatatctcctTACATTGCAAACCTCACCTTCCTCAGCATAATCGATCTTGCAAACAACAGCTTCCATGGGATGATTCCTGAAGAGATTGGCCGTTTGTCGCACTTGCAATCTCTCATTTTGTCCGATAACACATTCTCTGGAGAAATTCCAGCAAATCTGACCCACTGTTCGGAACTCAAAGTCCTTAATTTTCGCCGGAACCAGATCACAGGGAGGATTCCAACTGAGCTTGGCTCTCTATTGAAGCTCACCTCTTTGCGCCTTTCCCGCAACAGTCTTACAGGAATCATCCCGccttcacttggaaacctttcATCTCTCACTGTCCTTGTTCTCTCAAGAAATAGTCTGGAGGGCAGCATCCCAGAAGACCTTGGTCGGTTGGTGAGGTTAAGTACTTTTGGCATTAGTTTAAATGAACTGTCAGGTACGATTCCACCCCAACTATACAATATCTCCTTTATTAACCTTTTGGGAGTGGTAGGGAACAAATTGCATGGAAAGCTTCCACCAAACTTAGGCCTCACTCTTCCTAATCTCCGAGAGCTTTACGCCGGACTAAATCAATTCACAGGATCCATACCGgtttcattatccaatgcttcAGGACTTGTATTTATTGAGCTTGGTGATAACAGAATTAGCGGTTCGGTGCCTATGAATTTTGGAAGCCTAAAGGGTCTCAACAAGCTGTATCTAGGCGGCAATCAGCTCGGACTTGGGAATGCTCGTGACTTGAATTTTCTCGATTCTTTGACCAATTGCAGTAGCTTACGAAAACTGATAATAGGCAATAACCGTCTCAGTGGTGTGTTGCCCGACTCCATGGCTAATCTTTCGACTCAACTGACACGGCTGAATATTGAAAGTAACAGGATATTCGGAAACATCCCATCTGGGATTCAGAATCTTGTTGGACTAACAGCACTGGTAATGGGGCAGAACTTTCTAACTGGTAATATTCCCATTGGTGTTGGGAAGCTTAACAAGGTGGAGGTACTATTATTGGGTAGAAATGAATTATCGGGGCAAATTCCGTCTTCCTTGGGCAACATCTCACGACTGTTCAAACTCGACTTATCAAGAAATAATCTAATGGGGAGAATACCTTCAAGTCTCGGAAATTGTACATACATGCAGCTCATATACCTCCAAAATAATAATCTTAGCGGTAGCTTACCCAAACTGCTTTTCAGCTTTACCTCTTTAATTCAACTCCATGTTGGAAACAACTTTTTTACCGGTAATCTGCCAATGGGAACCGGCAACTTGCAAAGTCTCCAGATATTGGATGTTGCTAATAACAAATTGTCAGGAGAAATTCCAAGCTTGCTAGGCAATTGGCTTAGCCTAGAGTATCTCTGGTTGGATGGGAACTTCTTTCAGGGATCAATTCCTTCAGCATTTAGTACTCTAAGAGGCCTTCAATCCCTTGATCTTTCATGTAACATCTTGTCTGGAAAGATTCCACAGTACCTGGAGAACCTTTCTGCATTGCAGTATCTAAATTTATCTTTCAACAATTTCGAGGGTGAATTACCAAAACAAGGGGTCTTTGGAAATGCCAGTCAAATTTCAGTACTCGGAAATAGTAAGCTTTGTGGGGGTATTCATGAATTGCAATTACCAGCATGCTCAAAAAGGGGGATATCTCTTGCTTCAAAAGTGAAAATCTCGATAATTAGTGTTGTCATGTTTCTTATTTCACTATCATGTTCCTTTACCACTCTTTATTGGGTAAGAAAGTCAAGAAGGAAACCCCTTGATGTTCCTTCTATGGAGGATCCTTTCATGAACGTGTCATATGCAGAGCTCTATAAAGCGACAGATGGCTTCTCTTCTACAAATTTGATTGGCAGTGGAAGTTTCAGTTCTGTATATAAAGGAAGCCTAGATCGAGATAGAATTGTTATTGCAGTGAAAGTCCTCAACCTTCAGCAGCAAGGAGCTATGAGAAGCTTTATGGTCGAATGTGAAGCCTTGAGAAATGTTAGGCATCGGAATCTGATTAAAATCTTAACTTGTTGCTCGAGCATTGATTATAAGGGCAATGAATTCATGGCTTTAGTTTTTGAGTACATGCCCAATGGAAGTCTAAGCAAGTGGCTGCACAGAGATGGGCATGATCAGTTGGGGAGGAATTTAAACTTTATTCAAAGGTTAAATATATCTATTGATGTGGCTAATGCACTGGATTATCTACATCACCATTGCCAAACACCGATCATTCATCATGATTTAAAGCCGGATAACATTCTCCtcgatgatgacatgattgctcATGTGGGTGACTTCGGGTTAGCGAGGTTCCTTACTGACGTTCCTCAAACCAGCTCTGTTGGCGTGAAGGGATCTACTGGGTACATCGCTCTAG AGTATGCGATGGGTGCTAAAGCATCTACACAAGGTGATGTTTACAGCTATGGAATCCTTCTATTGGAGATGATAACTGGAAAGGGACCAACTGATGACATATTTAAAGATgatctaagccttcatcattttgctAAGTTGTCATTGCCTGAAGGAGTAATGGACATTGTCGATCCAGTTCTCTTAGAAGAAGCCGAAGTTACTCAAGGCAGTGGAAATCATACTAACACAAGAAAAAGAATGCATGCTTGCTTAATTTCAATGGTTAGAATTGGTGTGTTGTGTTCTTCAAAATCTCCAAAAGAATGA